atataattataatttctaATAATGACTAAACAGTTACATCAGTTTGTTCACCATCAATTGCAATCCCCATAAGATTACTACTACTCACCTTGAACCAAGTTGTGCAGCTTTGTTCTTTGAAATGAAGCTAGTCATCTTCGCATGCAGCCGTTCACTAGCCTGACATTCATCAATATCAAAAGGTATTCACATGGCTTAAGTATAGGATAGTAAAAGCAGGACCTACATCAGCAATATGAGCATGGCGAAGCTCGAGCCATACAGGATCATGATCCTCCAAAAGAACTTCTTTTCTCTCAGGTAGACCTCCGGCCTTGGCAGGAACCTTATAAAAATACATACACTAGATTCAGGTTTATATGCAAGAGACTGGACCCAAAAACtcagagagagaaaggaaaactGTTGAAGTTACTTCGTGAACGTATTTATTTCCCTCCATATTCAGCAAATCATGACACATGGCATCGTATGTCCACTCATGTATTACAGGAGCAATCTAAAAAATCAGAATAATATCTTAATTGTAAGCAACATTACAGTctgataaaatatattacaaGTAAATAGCCAACAAATTTTCCAAGGAAACCTGATCAATAGATCTGTCAATAATGAGCAACTCGCAGGTCTCAGTCTGAGGAAAATTAGGTatggtttttttatattttgtaagaCAGTCCCAGACTCCAGCAGCAAGCTTTGTAGGAACAAGATCACGGAATGTAGTCATTGTGGTTGCGTCTAGGGACTTGGCAGCACGAAAGCGGATAGAAGGAAATTCCTAAAACATTACATGCTTCAGAAAACttctcaattttaaaaataataaagaataaaGAATTTACTACAATATTTTAGTATTCGTCACAGAGCACTATCCACATACTCTTAATGAAGCAAAAACTGTGGCAATTCGCGTTGCCATTGCATTCAAACATGCAACACCTTTACGATTATTCTCTTCATTCCCAAATAGATCCTCTAATGCTCTCTCATTATTTGTGATGAAACCCTGCGTTGATATGACCAAAAACACACCTCAAGCTGAAGGCACAAACTAATGAGACCATGACAGGATTAGTTACTAATAAAGAATTTCTAATTACATCAATTATAAATTGATACATGTTTAATATCTCTCAAGGGAAGAATCTCAACAAGCAGGTATCATGAAGTTTGAGTTCCTAATAAGATACGCATAACCACGGGTATGACATGGCCACCCCAAATTTCATATTACTCTacctattttttaatatttgagttATTGTGAGTGGTATAGACGTACAGTAAGTCTGTGGCTTAGGCTATTGGTCCCGTAGCGAGCCTTTGATTTTATGTCTTTGGTTATTGGCCCGCTAATATTAAATTCCTGATTCTTCCGCCGCACATGAATAATCAAAATTGCGAATTTGCATTGATGGACTTTCTAATCAACAATAGTATGCTGTCTGGCTGTTCACTTCTTAAAAAGTGCTTCAATGTATATCCCACAACAAATCTTCTAACTCACCCGACTCAACAATATGCAATTAGGTATGGATAAGTTGTGCTCTGTACTAGTGAAGTCAAGCCTTCTTTTGTATATGGAGAAGGTATTCTTTAGCAGTTAGTAgattatgattaatttaaatagaaaaaatcatgattcatcacttttcacaacttttgaaatttattaagaaccaaaaaggaataaaattaattattgtcaTAATGAACGAAGGTAATATGACGGAAGAAAAGGATACAACCATATACCTGGCAATCTATGGCAAAATACTCCAAATTCATCTGCACGGTGTCATCCAAATAAGGGGGAAAATCACAATAGGCAATGAAATTGTTGCATTAAAACTATGGATCTAAGCACAATCTTGTttctaattaataaaatatcttCACCTCTCTCAATGCACCTAATCGAGACAACACCCTCGGATCTTTTTTAATGTCCAAAACTAATTCTCTGGAAATAGGTGAGCTAAGGAAAACAAATGCcctacaaaaagagaaaaaaaaacttgaaaataaataagttgaaGATGAATGACACACATAAGATACAATGGTCGTTACATACTTCCTGTATAAAGGAGCCCTTCCAGCCATGTCtgataaaaacataattatgctgcaaacaaaatgaagagaaaaCGACTAAATAGGGATGAAATAAAAAACTCGACAACTTAGTGACTGGATTCTACATCAAAgctaaatgaaaatattttacagcCAAAAGGTTATGGTATAATTATCATTCAGTAATTTACATTGAAAATGAATAATTAGAAGAGAGATTTAGTGACCATGTAATTCATTATCGTGTCATTTGTAGAGAATAGAGAGGagaattcaaaacaaaaatgataaaattaaaaagtaatacAAATCTCATGTCATATTTGGAAGTAAACATAAGgtgaaaaataaaaggaaaactaAACAGCAGAAAGTCAAAGAGAATTACGGATAAACTTGGAACAAATTATACCCTTTGATAttcaaaacttaaaaatgaCTTCATACTTTTATTGGCAGCTAAGGTACATGGAATTATACATTCCAAAATGTTTTGTAAACGACATGATCATTGAGACATTAGTCGCATACTTAACAGAGAAGTGCAGAACAATAGGAACAGAAAAGAAAATCAGATGTGTTACTTCTCTTTGGTTGGTTGTATGAAATATATAGCATCCATTGTTGGTAACGGTTGCCTTCGTTTGTATATGTCTTCAACCACTACGAAAAAAGCACCAAACTATCAAACCATAAAGGAAATAGAACTAAAAAAAGGATGCCCAATAAATGAGGATGCCCCCCATTTTGATGTTAAGAGAGCATCAGAAACTTCAacttaaataaacttaataataGAAGTGTTAATTAACTGATACAATACATTGACAGTCACTAAAACTGGTCATTTACGTTTTGTGATCCTTACATGAAACACCTTCGTCGGTGATATCAGCCATCTTGCATGAGTTAGACATTATCTTTATAGTAAGTTTGTCCATTATTAGTACCTACAGACAGGCAAGCAAACAGTGAACCAGCATAAGATGGTAGTACTGATCAATAAATTGAACAGTTATGCTATACTTTTTGGTTTCTTAAATTCACCTTCAACAGTTCACTCATATGTAAAGTATGTTTCGGCTACTCTGGCTGGCTGACCACAAACATGCATGCATATCTtgcaacaattttattttagagaaatgTTGTATatcaagccttatcccactcaGTGGGGTCGGCAACATGGATCAAACTATGGCTTGTtgtagaacattatggcgtaatttgattcatgtagtGGACTCCACTTAGTGGCATAATTATGGCGTAATTCCATCCAAGTCAAAGCTTATATTTTTCCatctttaaatattaaataatattttatttacaaacCAATTGCACATAGCTAAGTTCGCATTATTCGGTTTTGTTTTGCTTGCTCATCGTAAGGAATAGCATAGCTCTTTATTCAATCTTTTGAAAAACATACCTACCAGAATTTAGTGTGTATAAACCAGTACATAATGCACATCAGTACATATATCTagaggaaaaaatattttgatgatgCAATGAATAAAACAAGCAATTAAGACACgtgaattaaattatataaactaCAAACTAAATGTAAAAACTATACACTGTCGATGTACATATTTTTTACACATACAAGTATACAACCAATGACAACTTGCCAACACttgaaatgaaaacttgaaaaataacttttacaCTAACAATGCATGACCTTTAATCTCTAATGCATTTAACAGATAGCATCACATACCTTCCAAGTTGATTTGGAATCCCCTGTTTTTGTTGACCTTAGCATTTCGTGTAATAATCCTGAAaacaatatcatcatcatcatcatacatAAATTAGATGAACTTGCTTGATCAGAAAGTATTGCTGAGAAAACATTGAAAAATACCAAGTTATTACAAGCTATAAGCATATAAATTgaatggagaagaagaaaaagagattaTTACGGTCGCGTGTAATTTGCTTGAAATTTTGGTAATCGGCGCCACCGTAAGAGGAGGAGGAATCAGAATCCGACATAGACATGATGCTCCTCTCTCTTTTCTCACGATTTATCTTTGATTGATCACtttttgattcaattcaattcaacaaaaccaaatagtttcttccaagtttaatttttttttttttttttttttttataatttgaaattggGAATTTCGAATTACTTTACTATTGAAAATGGtgatcaattaatttatttgatagtttaattcaaaaaaaaaagttcggtCAAAAAGAAACGCATTGAACATGATTCAGTATGACGTGTTGAATTGTCTATCGTCCTACGCACGCTCCATCGATGTGATTGAAGTGCTCCAAATAAGGAGCATTCGGGTTCCATTGCAGGATCGGAATGAACCGTTTAATGACGACAGATAAACCCGAAATTTTTTTAGATACTTTTCTCACCATCGATGAGCCCTCCATTATACTCATATGGGATATATAACACTATCACACACATATTTTTTAACACAACCTATTGATTAAAATTCACATCGAATCCATCAAATTTATATGAAATTCACGTGATTTGTTGGGACTCAAATGTGTTGAAAAGTGTGTGTTAACATGTGTGTTGCTGACATTTCTCATATACTCATTTTACTTCGTTCAAGTTTATtcgttcaaattatataattctatATTTGATTAgatcatatttatataatttggaGGGTTTACCacgtttatattatataatatatgatctAATTGAATATAAGATTTTTCTGTGATTCATATTGTACCAATAATTTATGTGGTGCACGGCGcttaaaataatcaataaattgGCATGTTTTAGTCCATTTGCAAACAACACCAAAAAACTAACACATTTATCTAGTAGAAATGAACATTAAGCTATATGCAGTGTAATACAATTATTACAATTATAGGAAACATAATATCTTTACGGTTTGTATTGATGATACACTGTCTGACTAGAATGATCGTTTGAACCAAATTGACGGTCGTCTCAACCACAGACACAAAAAGAGTGGACAATGTTGAGTGTTGATGTCGATCAACTCAGATGGATGTGTTTGATTCACCTAGATGAAGCTCCATAACTAAAAGGATGCGAGAACTTTGCTCTCTATATTTggtcaatataattcaaaaggACCAATCAAGTTAAAGGCTTCCTTGATGAGAACTTTTCAGGATATTCGAAAAACATTGATTCGGTCCAGGACATACGAAGAAGCTAGATTTGCATGCATGGATATACCCAATGGAAAAATTAgtttaactatttttataaataaaaaatgaaaaaatagtttagcaTATACACgatcttgttgttgttttatatcgTAGAGATTGTTGCTTTTAAATAATGTTACTGTTGTTTGTCGAACACAAAAAAGTATGACGAACAACATGTGAACGTTTAATTGAAACATTGAAAAGTGAAGATATATAatcgataaaaaaatatatttgtgaaATAGTTAATGAAATCTAATCTCGGTATAACATTAAAGATATATTCTTGCAtagatacaaataaaaaaagaaaaaaaaaaagcacacaaaacaataaataaatttaaatgataatttaattagtaacatcATTAGACATTTTactttttcccttaaaaaatagacattttactttttaaaaaatatcaattatgcTAGTGTGCTAAAACCTTTTAGATTTAGGTTTGGTCCTAAGCAAGTAATTCTCAACATTAAAATCCATGAAGTTTCATTTCTTTTGGTGCACTCTCTTACATTACAAACCAAACCTTTATAAATCCTAACCTAGAATACAAAAATAGTTCTGATATAATTAACAAGTCTTCCTAGATACGGTAAACCTAAATATATATCtaatatatgtaaagtttgGGGTTTGAATCCCAACCACCACAATAAAAGATACGGTAAACTTAAATACTTTGACCATTTTTTATAGCTATTAAAGATTGCAGATGTAAGTCATGTGAGCATAGATAGgacaatgtattattatatgcaggggtcgtaCCCCCGACACCCTACTTATTCAcctaaggtgaattctagccactagactacctgacaaaaaaaaaaaaattgcagacGTAATTTTGTagttatcttcatttttttttgttgacaaatttgtatttatctttttaaatctaaatgaaataaataaatccttaaaaaaaaaatgaaataaataaataataaacaaatgtgATATACATCAAGGtttcttcaccaaaaaaaaatgtcctagaagagaaaaagaagctAGATGATAAATCTAGCGGGTAAGCTCTTCCTTGTTAATTAACAGCCTTTTCACCTATGTTCCGTTTGATATATCCATAATCATATTCAACCGTATTTACaaaaaagaaatggaaaaaaaatgatatggaTATTGGAATTTAACATGAAATCTCACTATATACATTTCTCATTTTCTAATGAAGTGGACATCTCCTGATCGTTGATCAACATGCTTAATCCATCTATTATGAACAGCACGTCCCTTATGCTTCATGGCCGCAACAGAGTTGTCGCCACCAGCAGCCGAGAAGTGTGCCATATGAATTCCCTTCCCCACCGGAAGAAATACCGATCGAACAAGTCGCCGTGATCCCCGCGCCACCACGCTCCGCCATATATAACCAGAATCCATCTTAGAAATAAAATTAGCATTTTTACATATCAACACAGCACCTTTACCACTCAACTTTGCTAACCTCAACACTCTTGTAAAATCCTTTCTCCGAGAATCAACAACCAAGAAATCTATTCCTACTAAACCATCCATAACTTCTTCTGGTTCTCCAACTATAATCTCCGGCGACATACCAGCTTCTCCCATGTTTTTTGCATACTCTGATCTTGATTGTTCATCAGGAACTATGCACACGTGTCTTCCACCTGTGTGACCGCTTGCTATGGATAAACCAACACTCGTTGGGATAACTCCGCCGTGTGACCATGTTTCTACTATCAGCTGAGCGTTCCATCCTGCTGCCATAGAGGATACCAGCTCCGCCGCACCGGATTCGCTAGAAAGGTGATTGATGGTGGTTATCGCTTGAACTGTGTCGATGTATGAGTTTGTTGCTCTCTCTGGGGACCATACTAGTTTCATGTTGTTATTGCTATGTTTctttgtgttgtgtttgtgttttgttgtgaatgtgaaattgaaattgttgcTGCTTTGTGTTGGTTGTTGGAGTGTGGAATGGAAGAAATGGGTGTAGTGGGTTATATTTATGGGTGTTAAGGGACAAAACATTTGACTTTTCGTCTTTGGGCTATGTTTCGTAACGTATTGGATTACGATAGCAAGTTGCACTGTTCTTCTCACATTTTCTCGGTGCTTTAATCACCGTGTTagttttaaaatagtccctttCTGTTGGT
Above is a genomic segment from Medicago truncatula cultivar Jemalong A17 chromosome 5, MtrunA17r5.0-ANR, whole genome shotgun sequence containing:
- the LOC11441043 gene encoding SNARE-interacting protein KEULE isoform X2, which produces MSMSDSDSSSSYGGADYQNFKQITRDRLLHEMLRSTKTGDSKSTWKVLIMDKLTIKIMSNSCKMADITDEGVSLVEDIYKRRQPLPTMDAIYFIQPTKENIIMFLSDMAGRAPLYRKAFVFLSSPISRELVLDIKKDPRVLSRLGALREMNLEYFAIDCQGFITNNERALEDLFGNEENNRKGVACLNAMATRIATVFASLREFPSIRFRAAKSLDATTMTTFRDLVPTKLAAGVWDCLTKYKKTIPNFPQTETCELLIIDRSIDQIAPVIHEWTYDAMCHDLLNMEGNKYVHEVPAKAGGLPERKEVLLEDHDPVWLELRHAHIADASERLHAKMTSFISKNKAAQLGSRSSSEMSTRDLQKMVQALPQYSEQIDKLSLHVELAGKINSIIRESGLRELGQVEQDLVFGDATMKDVIKFLTMKEDTTRENKLRLLMILAAVYPEKFDGEKGLNLMKVARLTDEDMTIVNNLRMLGGQPDTKKRLTGAFGLKFDIQKVKVISSKKKRAARIERPGEEEKWQLSRFYPIIEELIEKLTRNQLSKEDYPCLNDPSATFHSSPFAGTLHQNPHSMRSRRTPSWAKPRGSDDGYSSDSVLRHASSDFKKMGQRLFVFIVGGATRSELRACHKLTRKLNREIILGSSSLDDPAQFITKLKMLTTHELTLDDIQI
- the LOC11441043 gene encoding SNARE-interacting protein KEULE isoform X1 → MSMSDSDSSSSYGGADYQNFKQITRDRLLHEMLRSTKTGDSKSTWKVLIMDKLTIKIMSNSCKMADITDEGVSLVEDIYKRRQPLPTMDAIYFIQPTKENIIMFLSDMAGRAPLYRKYVTTIVSYVCHSSSTYLFSSFFFSFCRAFVFLSSPISRELVLDIKKDPRVLSRLGALREMNLEYFAIDCQGFITNNERALEDLFGNEENNRKGVACLNAMATRIATVFASLREFPSIRFRAAKSLDATTMTTFRDLVPTKLAAGVWDCLTKYKKTIPNFPQTETCELLIIDRSIDQIAPVIHEWTYDAMCHDLLNMEGNKYVHEVPAKAGGLPERKEVLLEDHDPVWLELRHAHIADASERLHAKMTSFISKNKAAQLGSRSSSEMSTRDLQKMVQALPQYSEQIDKLSLHVELAGKINSIIRESGLRELGQVEQDLVFGDATMKDVIKFLTMKEDTTRENKLRLLMILAAVYPEKFDGEKGLNLMKVARLTDEDMTIVNNLRMLGGQPDTKKRLTGAFGLKFDIQKVKVISSKKKRAARIERPGEEEKWQLSRFYPIIEELIEKLTRNQLSKEDYPCLNDPSATFHSSPFAGTLHQNPHSMRSRRTPSWAKPRGSDDGYSSDSVLRHASSDFKKMGQRLFVFIVGGATRSELRACHKLTRKLNREIILGSSSLDDPAQFITKLKMLTTHELTLDDIQI
- the LOC11427092 gene encoding uncharacterized protein — its product is MKLVWSPERATNSYIDTVQAITTINHLSSESGAAELVSSMAAGWNAQLIVETWSHGGVIPTSVGLSIASGHTGGRHVCIVPDEQSRSEYAKNMGEAGMSPEIIVGEPEEVMDGLVGIDFLVVDSRRKDFTRVLRLAKLSGKGAVLICKNANFISKMDSGYIWRSVVARGSRRLVRSVFLPVGKGIHMAHFSAAGGDNSVAAMKHKGRAVHNRWIKHVDQRSGDVHFIRK